The following proteins are co-located in the Telopea speciosissima isolate NSW1024214 ecotype Mountain lineage chromosome 9, Tspe_v1, whole genome shotgun sequence genome:
- the LOC122639087 gene encoding polygalacturonase non-catalytic subunit AroGP2-like gives MVAYFSDCQAEITFSQYWEEHIGLPHPPHWFVAKASPLSPHQVTLFMNLMEENELAFHLRSFCIQANVACSTNALMKKTMYDKTLPPIVQWNDMKKIYDGLPKETTLSIANQWGLQFFRESMVKEGNFMSIPDLRDPMSYKSFLPRPLASKIPFSFTHIKELKKIFGVMDNSNMDEYIQDTLKICEKSCIRGEQCTCATSAEDLIDFVVEKLGHHVRLWTTENIEGSYENVTIGAMKLIYGNLSEPPALCHSQPFPFQVYYCHILKKVKVYAVDIHARKKVNHAIMACHYDTSTWNPNHLAFKLLGFGPGLIEVCHWINKNGVVWTKTLS, from the exons ATGGTAGCATACTTTAGT GATTGTCAAGCTGAAATTACATTCTCACAATATTGGGAAGAGCACATTGGTCTTCCACACCCTCCACATTGGTTTGTTGCAAAGGCTTCTCCATTAAGCCCCCATCAGGTGACACTGTTTATGAATCTAATGGAGGAAAATGAACTGGCTTTCCACCTTCGTTCGTTCTGTATACAGGCTAATGTTGCTTGTTCTACAAATGCATTGATGAAGAAGACAATGTATGACAAAACCCTACCACCAATAGTCCAGTGGAATGATATGAAAAAGATATATGACGGCCTTCCAAAAGAAACAACATTATCGATTGCCAACCAATGGGGATTGCAATTTTTCCGAGAGTCAATGGTGAAAGAGGGAAATTTCATGTCTATACCTGATCTAAGGGACCCAATGTCTTATAAATCGTTCTTGCCACGTCCTTTGGCTtcaaaaatcccattttccttTACACACAtcaaggaattgaagaagatttttGGTGTGATGGATAATTCAAACATGGATGAGTATATTCAAGACACCCTCAAGATATGTGAGAAAAGCTGCATTCGTGGCGAGCAATGCACCTGTGCGACTTCCGCCGAGGATCTCATCGATTTTGTTGTCGAGAAATTAGGGCACCATGTACGCCTATGGACTACTGAGAACATCGAAGGATCTTATGAGAATGTTACAATTGGAGCTATGAAACTAATATATGGAAACCTCTCCGAACCACCAGCCTTATGTCATAGTCAACCATTCCCATTTCAAGTCTATTATTGccacattttaaaaaaagtaaaagtatATGCAGTTGATATACATGCTCGAAAGAAGGTGAATCATGCAATCATGGCATGCCATTATGATACATCAACTTGGAATCCAAACCATCTTGCTTTCAAGCTGTTGGGTTTTGGTCCAGGCCTAATTGAAGTGTGTCATTGGATAAACAAGAATGGAGTGGTCTGGACAAAGACTCTAAGTTGA